One part of the Ornithodoros turicata isolate Travis chromosome 2, ASM3712646v1, whole genome shotgun sequence genome encodes these proteins:
- the LOC135385922 gene encoding FAST kinase domain-containing protein 2, mitochondrial-like: MMFTKRAVHAVCRHLLNMNTPRLKNWQPIVCMSNHHGDISSLSRLGSLSVREKDADILSEELQKAKTTDKVFDIIAQHHAVMNNSQILTAFNSLYDVLTQNSEDMGQVMSHSSFRELCNRALKRMRFYSTEDVLTLLKITTRLGIPANTLLVQAICQMLRHSINSFSLQDLIFLDHVLSSQKARSSLTEALMMAIPLVFQTQAPIQLDFSNADDVCQCFAFAVRKSVDVALIEKLAVTLLSHMQSLNAEQASTLLLCLASSSKAFLHLSIPGVKEVMDMAQLTVAANVQKFPPKAIRAYLTAFRRGFYMKGVMKAIVKRCLAETWELWELSLLLESCVRCEHMNPELSEMVAERILKDPQSMQDDTRVSVLAMTDAIAAVPKRNQLFKEAAHVLANCREKFELLKLGAPHHFVKAAVGLTSLQCFPKEIFDAAFAEEFITASKFKVPQRHKADLLKYLLQLEQGVSIELKSYEGKCLPDNVRMEAMKLLASESKIFLPLKRSLEHGIGGSQFLKPGLWTKHGYFIDFVVVLRKGEYPVAINNCPMEEGKMDMTGFSFIEDLVTPEDSKVLTVITADVNSFWRDSTILKGHVATRLHRLSLLGYFPMLVNVEQWKALLDHEKIPFLMREMKSAISDTTLYQAVQL; encoded by the exons ATGATGTTCACGAAGCGAGCAGTACATGCCGTTTgccggcatctgttgaacatgaacaCTCCAAGGTTAAAAAACTGGCAGCCCATCGTCTGCATGTCAAATCATCACGGTGACATTTCATCGCTGTCAAGGCTAGGATCACTCTCTGTTCGAGAAAAGGATGCAG ATATCCTTAGTGAAGAATTGCAGAAAGCAAAGACTACGGACAAAGTGTTTGACATTATAGCCCAGCATCACGCTGTCATGAACAACAGCCAGATTCTTACAGCATTCAACTCTCTTTATGATGTCTTGac ACAAAATTCGGAGGACATGGGACAAGTGATGAGCCATTCAAGTTTCAGAGAACTGTGTAACAGGGCACTGAAGCGAATGAGATTCTATAGCACAGAAGATGTGCTCACGCTCTTGAAGATTACCACCAGGCTTGGAATTCCAGCTAACACACTGCTTGTGCAGGCAATCTGCCAAATGCTCAGGCATAGCATCAATTCATTTTCACTGCAGGACCTAATATTTTTGGACCACGTGCTTTCAAGCCAGAAAGCAAGGTCTTCTCTCACAGAAGCACTGATGATGGCAATACCACTGGTGTTTCAGACTCAGGCACCCATACAGCTTGACTTCAGCAATGCTGATGATGTTTGTCAGTGCTTTGCATTTGCTGTTCGGAAGAGCGTAGATGTCGCACTAATTGAG aaaTTGGCAGTCACTCTTCTGTCACACATGCAAAGCTTGAATGCTGAACAAGCAAGCACACTTCTTCTCTGCCTTGCATCCAGCAGCAAGGCATTTCTCCATCTTTCTATTCCTGGAGTCAAGGAGGTGATGGACATGGCGCAGCTGACTGTTGCTGCTAATGTGCAAAAGTTTCCACCGAAAGCCATCCGTGCATACCTCACAGCATTTCGTAGAGGCTTTTACATGAAAGGTGTGATGAAAGCCATTGTCAAGAGGTGCTTGGCAGAAACATGGGAGCTGTGGGAGTTGTCCTTGCTGCTGGAAAGCTGTGTCAGGTGTGAACACATGAATCCGGAGCTGAGTGAAATGGTTGCAGAACGAATACTGAAGGATCCACAGAGCATGCAAGATGACACGCGAGTGTCGGTGCTAGCGATGACAGATGCTATTGCTGCAGTTCCCAAGAGAAATCAGCTGTTTAAAGAAGCAGCGCACGTGTTAGCAAACTGTAGAGAGAAGTTTGAGTTGTTGAAGCTTGGTGCACCTCATCATTTTGTGAAGGCAGCTGTTGGCTTGACATCGTTACAGTGCTTTCCAAAAGAGATATTCGATGCAGCATTTGCGGAAGAGTTTATAACGGCATCAAAGTTTAAAG TACCGCAGAGGCACAAGGCAGATTTGTTGAAGTACCTGTTGCAACTGGAACAAGGAGTCTCGATTGAACTGAAGAGTTATGAAGGAAAATGCTTGCCGGATAATGTCAGAATGGAAGCAATGAAACTGTTGGCGTCAGAGTCAAAAATTTTCCTGCCTCTGAAAAGGAGCCTTGAACATGGAATTGGAGGCTCCCAGTTTCTAAAGCCAGGGCTGTGGACAAAGCATGGCTACTTTATTG ATTTCGTTGTTGTTTTGCGAAAAGGAGAGTATCCAGTTGCCATAAACAATTGCCCCATGGAAGAAGGCAAAATGGACATGACAGGTTTTTCTTTCATTGAAGACTTGGTTACACCAGAGGACTCAAAAGT GCTTACAGTCATCACTGCTGATGTCAATTCCTTCTGGAGAGATAGCACGATTCTGAAAGGTCACGTAGCTACACGACTGCATCGTCTGTCATTGCTTGGATACTTTCCCATGCTG GTGAATGTTGAACAATGGAAAGCATTACTGGACCATGAGAAAATTCCGTTCCTCATGCGAGAAATGAAGTCAGCAATAAGTGACACCACATTGTACCAAGCAGTGCAACTGTAA